One genomic segment of Rhodospirillaceae bacterium includes these proteins:
- a CDS encoding glycosyltransferase family A protein: MTGPAVSVLTATYNRAHVLHRPYESLKRQAVRDFEWVVVDDGSSDETPELLHRWQSEADFPITWYRYDRNRGVNAAVNSGLKVVSGEYVCNLDSDDALLDDAMETIAYFRERTGIDSIPSAYQMAFRCVDQSGALVGQLNEDARKSFQNETVRSSFRNAAYRLGLSFDFITVSKAPVARSRELIELTNSEHCPESVTIFRLSDRYETIFVNRPVLRYFRNDGEDHLSDRARSSVMIAKQPRGNYIRALSILNGDVGYFLDRPKSFFGAGRKLMRLGLHLGRSPWRQFRDLANWRARLLWMAGMPGGCFGYLRDRLRGRTAPKADPDISAWGPAAPPVNPKLHLPPERFRS, from the coding sequence ATGACCGGGCCCGCCGTTTCCGTCCTTACGGCTACCTACAATCGGGCGCATGTTCTGCACCGCCCTTATGAGAGCCTGAAGCGGCAGGCGGTTCGCGATTTCGAATGGGTTGTCGTGGACGACGGCTCCTCGGACGAAACCCCTGAGCTTCTTCACCGCTGGCAATCCGAAGCGGACTTCCCGATTACGTGGTACCGGTACGACCGGAACAGAGGGGTAAATGCTGCGGTTAATTCCGGATTGAAAGTCGTCTCGGGCGAATATGTATGTAATCTCGATAGCGACGATGCGCTTCTCGACGATGCGATGGAAACGATCGCATATTTCCGGGAGCGTACCGGGATCGATTCCATCCCGTCCGCGTATCAGATGGCGTTCCGTTGCGTCGATCAATCTGGAGCTCTTGTCGGCCAACTGAATGAAGACGCGCGGAAAAGTTTCCAGAATGAAACGGTGCGCTCATCCTTCAGGAATGCGGCTTACCGGCTGGGACTGAGCTTCGATTTTATCACAGTATCGAAAGCCCCGGTCGCCCGGTCGCGGGAACTCATCGAGCTTACAAATTCCGAACACTGTCCGGAAAGCGTGACTATTTTTCGTTTATCCGACAGGTACGAAACGATCTTTGTCAACCGTCCGGTCCTACGGTATTTCAGGAACGACGGCGAAGATCATCTTTCGGACAGGGCGCGGTCCTCGGTCATGATCGCCAAGCAGCCTCGCGGCAACTACATCCGCGCACTTTCGATCCTGAACGGCGATGTCGGATATTTTCTTGACAGGCCGAAGTCTTTTTTCGGGGCTGGGCGCAAGCTCATGCGGCTGGGCCTGCACCTCGGCCGGTCGCCGTGGCGTCAATTTCGCGATCTTGCCAACTGGAGAGCGCGCCTGCTCTGGATGGCCGGTATGCCGGGCGGCTGTTTTGGCTATCTCCGCGACCGCCTGCGCGGGCGCACGGCGCCGAAAGCCGATCCCGATATATCCGCCTGGGGGCCTGCTGCGCCGCCCGTGAATCCGAAGCTTCACTTGCCGCCGGAACGATTCCGTTCGTGA
- a CDS encoding FkbM family methyltransferase produces MTDDKSARGLPAAERRKFFRHRLYAALGYQGRIPLRLTEVDGYCRIEARDGSVFCVSPKRWRFYKKGLAGCLDYMDSFYQFTALDPPPGPVLDVGAHTGEFALLALNQGRAVYAVEPDPDALACLRRNLVGRETATIIDSLVWNAEEELTFGGGALNGTSSVFIDDDAEGSNGALHRSATTLDRIAADHGIDTLAFLKVEAVGAEAEALAGGRDLLRRTARIAVSTGPKPYSKGMTTTDACEALLRDAGFTVRTIDRRHIVTIGSRGKGGGL; encoded by the coding sequence ATGACTGATGACAAGAGTGCCAGAGGGCTCCCGGCGGCGGAGCGGCGCAAGTTTTTCCGGCATCGGCTCTATGCCGCGCTCGGATATCAGGGGCGCATTCCGTTGCGTCTGACCGAAGTCGACGGATATTGCCGGATTGAAGCGCGCGACGGTTCGGTGTTTTGCGTTTCGCCCAAACGCTGGCGGTTCTACAAGAAAGGGCTGGCAGGCTGCCTGGACTACATGGACTCGTTCTATCAGTTCACCGCCCTCGACCCGCCGCCCGGCCCCGTTCTCGATGTCGGCGCGCATACCGGGGAGTTTGCGCTTCTGGCGCTGAACCAGGGACGGGCCGTCTACGCCGTCGAACCCGACCCGGACGCCCTCGCCTGCCTCAGGCGGAATCTGGTGGGCCGGGAGACTGCAACCATAATCGATTCGCTGGTCTGGAACGCAGAAGAAGAATTGACATTCGGTGGCGGCGCCTTGAATGGGACCAGCTCGGTCTTCATCGACGATGATGCCGAAGGATCAAACGGCGCGTTGCACCGCAGCGCCACGACCCTGGACCGGATTGCCGCGGACCACGGGATCGACACGCTCGCCTTTCTGAAAGTCGAAGCCGTAGGCGCGGAAGCTGAGGCGCTCGCAGGGGGGCGGGATCTGCTCCGGCGGACTGCGCGCATCGCCGTCAGCACCGGCCCCAAACCATACAGCAAAGGCATGACGACGACGGACGCTTGCGAGGCGCTGTTGCGCGACGCCGGGTTCACCGTACGAACGATCGATCGCCGCCACATCGTGACGATCGGTTCGCGCGGGAAGGGAGGGGGTCTATAG
- a CDS encoding methyltransferase domain-containing protein: MARKKSPVSQQFQFATQEIRKHCIDRQTWHQFVRLAEIEIILSILGDRKFKCALEIGAGDGLQSEKLALRCGQMICSDIDRRRWDKRQERSIPSNISHVLLNATDLSSFPDDSFDLVYSSNVLEHVKEIDLCLGEIHRVMKPTGVGVHSMPSRHWKFFNSLFRLSRLRLPKVHGVERTNFGEFVEFGLTRWLERLERSGFEIEEILGMPFYHGDQGRCSSVIVAGNRLRLPSSFTFILRPKKEAL; the protein is encoded by the coding sequence ATGGCCAGGAAAAAATCGCCCGTTAGCCAGCAGTTTCAGTTCGCTACACAAGAGATACGAAAGCATTGTATCGATAGGCAAACTTGGCACCAGTTTGTTCGTTTGGCTGAAATTGAGATTATACTCTCTATTCTAGGGGATCGAAAATTTAAATGCGCTCTGGAAATTGGTGCGGGCGATGGTTTGCAAAGCGAGAAACTAGCACTCCGGTGCGGCCAGATGATTTGTAGCGATATCGATCGAAGACGATGGGATAAACGACAGGAACGTAGCATTCCGTCCAATATTTCTCATGTATTGCTCAATGCAACCGATCTATCTTCATTCCCCGATGATTCTTTCGATCTGGTCTATTCGAGTAACGTTCTGGAGCATGTCAAGGAAATTGATCTTTGCCTTGGCGAAATACATCGCGTCATGAAGCCTACGGGTGTCGGTGTCCATAGCATGCCGTCGAGGCACTGGAAGTTTTTTAACTCGCTGTTTCGGCTTTCGAGATTGCGCCTGCCTAAGGTTCACGGTGTAGAAAGAACGAATTTTGGAGAATTCGTCGAGTTCGGATTGACACGCTGGTTGGAAAGATTGGAGCGCTCGGGCTTTGAAATCGAGGAAATACTCGGTATGCCGTTTTACCATGGAGACCAGGGACGATGCAGTTCGGTAATTGTTGCGGGTAACAGACTGCGCCTTCCGTCCAGCTTTACATTCATTTTGCGGCCCAAAAAAGAAGCCCTATAG
- a CDS encoding ATP-grasp fold amidoligase family protein yields the protein MTDKEHAKHYFSSVVGSEFVIDTYDILRNKNELEDYVLRKLPCVLKPTHSSGQAIVCINPRDPLDRGVLAKWFEMNRYDVAREQNYRYLAPKVIVEELFSEDGHTVPDDYKIFCFGGVPKMIQVDTDRFTIQSQSFYDIEWNRIPVVALYPGKDKDEPKPILLDRMLELARELSAPFPFVRVDMYATTTEIRIGELTFIPWSGLLPLQPAEAEITWGAFFDDKNGN from the coding sequence GTGACCGACAAGGAGCACGCAAAGCACTACTTTTCGTCTGTTGTTGGTTCCGAATTTGTAATCGACACATACGACATATTGCGGAACAAGAACGAGCTTGAGGATTATGTCCTTCGCAAGCTTCCTTGTGTGTTGAAGCCTACGCATTCGAGCGGGCAAGCCATAGTTTGTATCAATCCCCGCGATCCTTTGGACCGAGGGGTGCTTGCCAAATGGTTCGAAATGAACAGATATGACGTGGCCCGTGAGCAAAATTATCGTTATCTGGCTCCTAAGGTTATTGTTGAAGAACTCTTTTCGGAAGACGGCCATACAGTTCCTGACGACTACAAGATTTTCTGTTTTGGTGGTGTTCCCAAGATGATTCAAGTCGATACCGACAGGTTTACGATCCAGTCCCAAAGCTTTTACGATATCGAATGGAACAGAATTCCGGTTGTAGCGTTATATCCAGGAAAAGATAAAGACGAACCAAAACCGATTCTGCTTGACCGGATGCTGGAACTGGCCCGGGAATTATCTGCGCCGTTCCCATTCGTAAGGGTGGATATGTATGCCACTACGACAGAAATACGAATTGGCGAACTGACTTTCATTCCTTGGAGCGGTTTGCTGCCGTTGCAGCCGGCAGAAGCCGAGATAACTTGGGGGGCGTTTTTCGATGATAAGAATGGAAATTAG
- a CDS encoding glycosyltransferase: protein MPKRHIGIVLPNLGGGGTERAMLSLAGALIGRGWRIDLVLLRFAGSYRAAIPPGLRLYYRRLGKSPRSLLDHCRDSGIEAARLAFDTPATMRALPSLCRTFPLTGFSGSKARGGLDVARYLREAAPDLLFSALPRANVAAVFGAELADRPVPVAVSVRNNVGLSYSRKEQAVARRLMPKADAVVAVSKGVAADTVATLGLDPGRMHAIYNAKPLEEIRRLAETEPDHSWFGGDGPPIIVTALRNAPQKDWATLTAAFGQVRRTVHARLAILGGLSEEYRARIVELAGKFGVAEDIAFLGFDENPYRYMRRAALFALSSRWEGLPNVLIEAMACGTPVVSTDAPYGPAEILDNGRWGRLTPVGDAAAMAQAILDSLAGDTVPVEALRRRAGDFSAERAVAAYEALFENLIEQKFRKSTSSPSI, encoded by the coding sequence GTGCCGAAACGGCATATTGGCATCGTCCTGCCGAATCTGGGCGGCGGCGGCACGGAGCGGGCGATGCTGTCCCTCGCCGGCGCCCTGATCGGACGGGGCTGGCGGATCGACCTCGTGCTCCTGCGTTTCGCGGGCAGCTACAGGGCCGCCATCCCGCCGGGCCTTCGACTGTATTACCGGCGCCTCGGCAAGAGCCCCCGGTCATTGCTCGACCATTGCCGCGACAGCGGCATCGAAGCGGCGAGGCTCGCCTTCGACACGCCGGCGACGATGCGGGCCCTGCCGTCCCTGTGCCGGACCTTCCCCCTGACCGGCTTCAGCGGATCCAAGGCGCGCGGGGGTCTCGACGTCGCGCGCTATCTGCGCGAAGCAGCGCCCGATCTGCTGTTTTCCGCCCTGCCGCGGGCCAACGTCGCGGCCGTCTTCGGGGCGGAGCTGGCGGACCGGCCCGTGCCGGTCGCGGTTTCCGTCCGCAACAATGTCGGGTTGAGCTACAGCAGGAAGGAGCAGGCCGTCGCCCGGCGGCTCATGCCGAAAGCGGACGCGGTGGTTGCGGTCTCGAAAGGGGTCGCCGCCGATACGGTCGCAACCCTCGGCCTCGATCCGGGCCGCATGCACGCCATCTACAACGCGAAACCGCTGGAAGAAATCCGCCGCCTGGCCGAAACGGAACCCGACCATTCCTGGTTCGGCGGCGACGGGCCTCCGATAATCGTGACCGCGCTCCGCAACGCGCCGCAAAAGGACTGGGCGACGCTGACCGCCGCGTTCGGCCAGGTCCGCCGCACGGTTCACGCGCGGCTTGCCATCCTCGGCGGCCTGTCGGAAGAATACCGGGCGCGGATAGTGGAACTGGCGGGAAAATTCGGCGTGGCGGAGGATATCGCCTTTCTCGGTTTCGACGAGAACCCGTACCGCTACATGCGGCGGGCGGCGCTGTTTGCGCTGTCGTCGCGCTGGGAGGGGCTGCCCAACGTCCTGATCGAGGCAATGGCCTGCGGCACGCCTGTGGTGAGCACCGACGCGCCCTATGGGCCGGCCGAGATCCTCGACAACGGCCGCTGGGGCCGGCTCACCCCGGTCGGCGACGCCGCGGCGATGGCGCAGGCGATTCTCGATTCGCTGGCCGGCGATACCGTGCCGGTCGAAGCGCTCCGCCGCCGCGCCGGGGATTTTTCTGCGGAGCGGGCGGTTGCGGCTTATGAGGCGCTGTTCGAGAATCTGATCGAGCAGAAATTCAGAAAAAGCACTTCAAGTCCGAGCATCTGA
- a CDS encoding glycosyltransferase family 25 protein, translating into MPRFPVFVINLDRRPDRLATISGDLDRLGLPFERVAAVDARTLPPEDRADRNPLFRAGSKACMLSHGEALRRFLATGCGAAMILEDDAELASDLPTVCRSADWWPAGTGLVKLERPNSNRSLQGPRCGRTPGGRELRRIVRWNAGSAGYLIDRAAAGLFLSAFEGASVSTDRMLFDPRMSEAARRVRPVQVNPALVQQRDTESDIQPTKLSISRRHKQWHQLRRRSLPYQMLLLWWQLTGRARREYVRYSERPEGGAAESD; encoded by the coding sequence ATGCCCCGCTTTCCGGTGTTCGTCATCAATCTCGACCGCCGCCCGGACCGGCTCGCGACGATCTCGGGCGATCTGGATCGGCTCGGCCTGCCGTTCGAGCGCGTGGCCGCCGTCGACGCCCGGACCCTGCCGCCGGAGGACCGGGCGGACCGCAACCCGCTGTTCCGGGCCGGTTCGAAGGCCTGCATGCTGAGCCACGGCGAGGCCCTGCGCCGGTTCCTGGCGACCGGCTGCGGCGCGGCGATGATCCTCGAAGACGATGCCGAACTGGCGTCCGACCTGCCCACGGTCTGCCGCTCGGCCGACTGGTGGCCCGCGGGGACCGGGCTGGTCAAGCTGGAGCGGCCGAACAGCAACAGGAGCCTCCAGGGCCCGCGCTGCGGCCGGACGCCGGGCGGGCGGGAACTGCGCCGCATCGTGCGCTGGAACGCCGGGTCCGCCGGCTATCTCATCGACCGGGCGGCGGCGGGCCTCTTCCTGTCCGCCTTCGAAGGCGCGAGCGTGTCGACCGACCGCATGCTGTTCGATCCCCGCATGTCCGAAGCCGCGCGGCGCGTGCGGCCGGTGCAGGTCAATCCGGCGCTGGTCCAGCAGCGCGATACGGAGTCGGACATCCAGCCGACGAAACTGTCGATTTCGCGCCGGCACAAGCAATGGCACCAGCTGCGCCGCCGCAGCCTGCCCTACCAGATGCTGCTCCTCTGGTGGCAGCTGACCGGCCGGGCGCGCCGGGAATATGTCCGCTACAGCGAGAGGCCGGAAGGCGGGGCGGCGGAGAGCGATTGA
- a CDS encoding VOC family protein, which translates to MPRGVIDYEALAGPWAQGLRSKAPDGALPFDIRKIGHVVLYVADLERSVDFYTRVLGFRVSDVYPDTMMDGGMVFMRCNADHHGVALVGGGAKPGERAGLHHMAFEVATIDEVLKARAWLEANDVAILFEGRRRAGAQVAVEFRDPDGHWLEIYWGLDEVVDGGPDGPAPGGKPAIRPPEEWREVFSLEDAIDDAPPGQDTALADPSLRRG; encoded by the coding sequence ATGCCGCGCGGTGTGATCGATTACGAGGCGCTGGCCGGGCCGTGGGCGCAGGGGCTGCGCAGCAAGGCGCCGGACGGGGCGCTGCCCTTCGACATCCGCAAGATCGGCCACGTCGTGCTCTACGTCGCCGACCTGGAGCGTTCGGTCGATTTCTACACGCGCGTGCTCGGCTTCCGGGTCTCGGACGTCTACCCGGACACGATGATGGACGGCGGCATGGTCTTCATGCGCTGCAACGCGGACCATCACGGCGTCGCCCTGGTCGGCGGCGGCGCGAAGCCGGGGGAGCGCGCCGGCCTGCACCACATGGCCTTCGAGGTCGCGACCATAGACGAGGTGCTGAAGGCGCGCGCCTGGCTGGAGGCGAACGATGTCGCGATCCTGTTCGAGGGCCGGCGCCGGGCCGGCGCGCAGGTCGCCGTCGAGTTCCGCGACCCGGACGGCCACTGGCTGGAGATCTACTGGGGGCTGGACGAGGTGGTGGACGGGGGGCCCGACGGCCCTGCCCCCGGCGGAAAACCCGCGATCCGCCCGCCGGAGGAATGGCGCGAGGTCTTCAGCCTTGAAGACGCCATCGACGACGCGCCGCCGGGGCAGGATACGGCGCTGGCCGATCCGTCGCTGCGGCGGGGGTGA
- a CDS encoding Tm-1-like ATP-binding domain-containing protein encodes MTDKTILVVGTYDTKNPELAYIAARIRALGGGVLTMDIGVKGEPAVPVDWSKHAVAEAGGSSIREALDSGHENAAMQIMARGAAALAADLHRQGRVHGVVILGGTMGTDAALDICKALPLGVPKYVVSTVSFSPLIPPGRLSADIQMILWAGGLYGLNSVCKATLSQAAGAVLGAARAAEAPAGGRPVVGMTSLGSASMHYMKTLKPALEDRGYEIAIFHATGMGGMAFESIAAQGGFCCVMDFLLVEVGNRMMGSIVEAGEDRLLGAGRAGVPQIVAPGYLSLVHIPTWQETPARFADRSFHTHNRLIKSGLLTAEERREIAREVGRRLAQATGPVHFILPNEGIVEWDRAGYEAHDPAGMAAFADELRKSVRPPVRMTELDCHINDKAFTDTALEIFDTWAADGTIG; translated from the coding sequence ATGACCGACAAGACCATTCTCGTCGTCGGGACCTACGACACCAAGAATCCGGAGCTCGCCTATATCGCGGCGCGGATCCGGGCGCTCGGCGGCGGCGTGCTCACCATGGATATCGGCGTGAAGGGCGAGCCGGCGGTTCCCGTAGACTGGTCGAAACACGCCGTCGCCGAAGCCGGCGGCAGCTCGATCCGCGAAGCGCTCGATAGCGGCCACGAGAATGCCGCCATGCAGATCATGGCACGGGGTGCCGCGGCGCTCGCCGCCGACCTGCACCGGCAGGGCCGGGTCCACGGCGTCGTCATCCTCGGCGGCACCATGGGGACGGACGCGGCCCTCGACATCTGCAAGGCGCTGCCGCTCGGCGTGCCGAAATACGTCGTCTCCACGGTCTCCTTCTCGCCGCTGATCCCGCCGGGCCGGCTGTCGGCGGATATCCAGATGATCCTCTGGGCGGGCGGCCTCTACGGGCTCAACTCGGTCTGCAAGGCGACGCTCAGCCAGGCGGCCGGGGCCGTGCTCGGCGCCGCGCGCGCCGCCGAGGCGCCGGCGGGCGGGCGCCCCGTCGTCGGCATGACATCGCTGGGCTCGGCCTCCATGCACTACATGAAGACGCTGAAGCCGGCGCTGGAGGACCGCGGCTACGAGATCGCGATCTTCCACGCCACCGGTATGGGCGGCATGGCGTTCGAGAGCATCGCGGCCCAGGGCGGCTTCTGCTGCGTCATGGATTTCCTGCTCGTCGAGGTCGGCAACCGGATGATGGGCTCCATTGTCGAGGCCGGGGAGGACCGGCTGCTGGGCGCCGGCCGGGCCGGGGTTCCGCAGATCGTCGCGCCGGGCTATCTCAGCCTGGTCCACATCCCGACCTGGCAGGAAACGCCGGCGCGCTTCGCCGACCGCTCCTTCCACACCCACAACCGGCTCATCAAGTCGGGCCTGCTCACCGCGGAAGAGCGCCGGGAGATCGCCCGCGAGGTCGGCAGGCGGCTGGCGCAGGCCACGGGGCCGGTGCATTTCATCCTGCCGAACGAAGGCATCGTGGAGTGGGACCGGGCGGGCTACGAGGCCCACGACCCGGCGGGCATGGCCGCCTTCGCCGACGAACTGCGCAAGTCCGTCCGTCCGCCCGTCCGCATGACCGAGCTGGACTGCCACATCAACGACAAGGCCTTCACCGATACGGCGCTGGAAATCTTCGACACCTGGGCCGCCGACGGCACGATCGGGTGA
- a CDS encoding ABC transporter ATP-binding protein — protein sequence MAEPLLALDAVTAGYGATRVLEDLSLALGDRESVAVIGRNGVGKTTLLATVMGHTTLHGGAIRFAGQDISRLPVHRRAVAGIGYVPQEREIFPSLTVRENLEIGARPGVGRGAGRGGGSGSGDGADDWTDARIFALFPQLEARLGNDGNQLSGGEQQMLAIARALMANPRILLMDEPTEGLAPVIVEELVRILAALRDEAGVAMVLVEQNSAIALNFAERTVVLDRGRVVYDGPSKALQDDPEKLERLVAVSG from the coding sequence ATGGCTGAACCGCTGCTCGCCCTCGACGCGGTGACCGCCGGCTACGGCGCGACCCGGGTGCTGGAGGACCTGTCGCTCGCGCTGGGCGACCGGGAGAGCGTCGCCGTGATCGGGCGCAACGGCGTCGGCAAGACGACCCTGCTGGCGACGGTGATGGGCCACACGACGCTACACGGCGGCGCGATCCGCTTCGCCGGGCAGGACATCTCGCGCCTGCCGGTCCACCGCCGGGCGGTCGCCGGCATCGGCTACGTCCCCCAGGAGCGGGAGATCTTCCCGTCGCTCACCGTGCGGGAGAACCTGGAGATCGGGGCGCGGCCCGGTGTTGGAAGGGGCGCTGGACGGGGCGGCGGGAGCGGCAGCGGCGACGGCGCGGACGACTGGACGGATGCGCGCATCTTCGCCCTGTTCCCGCAACTGGAAGCCCGGCTGGGCAACGACGGCAACCAGCTGTCCGGCGGCGAGCAGCAGATGCTGGCAATCGCCCGCGCCCTGATGGCGAACCCGCGGATCCTGCTCATGGACGAGCCGACCGAAGGGCTGGCGCCGGTCATCGTCGAGGAGTTGGTGCGCATCCTGGCGGCGCTGCGCGACGAGGCCGGCGTCGCCATGGTGCTGGTCGAGCAGAACAGCGCCATCGCCCTCAACTTCGCCGAGCGCACCGTCGTGCTCGACCGCGGCCGCGTCGTCTACGACGGCCCGTCGAAAGCCCTGCAGGACGATCCGGAAAAGCTGGAACGCCTGGTCGCGGTGTCGGGGTGA
- a CDS encoding ABC transporter ATP-binding protein — translation MTDGPGTAVLETKGLCKNFGALVVAKDIDFALEPGARHAVIGPNGAGKTTFVNLLTGALPPSSGAVLLDGRDIAGLAEHERVKRGLVRTFQINTLFNGLTVLENIYLTVAERMGVATGLFRPVGSRPEVVAEAERLVEMVQLRDDAGRTIDELPYGRQRLVEIAIALALEPRVLLLDEPSAGVPGAESHIILDAIAALPAEIAIMIIEHDMDVVFRFAERITVLVSGAVLASGPPDEIAADERVRAVYLGHGHG, via the coding sequence ATGACTGATGGTCCCGGGACCGCCGTTCTCGAGACAAAGGGACTGTGCAAGAATTTCGGCGCCCTGGTGGTGGCGAAGGATATCGATTTCGCGCTCGAGCCCGGCGCGCGCCACGCCGTGATCGGGCCGAACGGCGCGGGCAAGACGACCTTCGTAAACCTGCTGACCGGGGCGCTGCCGCCGAGCAGCGGTGCGGTCCTGCTCGACGGCCGCGACATCGCCGGGCTGGCCGAGCACGAGCGGGTCAAGCGCGGCCTGGTGCGCACCTTCCAGATCAACACCCTGTTCAACGGCCTGACGGTGCTGGAGAACATCTACCTCACCGTCGCCGAGCGCATGGGCGTGGCGACCGGCCTGTTCCGCCCGGTCGGCAGCCGGCCCGAGGTCGTCGCCGAGGCCGAGCGGCTGGTCGAGATGGTCCAGCTGCGGGACGACGCCGGCCGCACCATCGACGAATTGCCCTACGGCCGCCAGCGGCTGGTCGAGATCGCCATCGCGCTCGCCCTCGAGCCGCGAGTGCTGCTGCTCGACGAGCCCTCGGCCGGCGTGCCGGGGGCCGAGTCCCATATCATCCTCGACGCCATCGCGGCGCTCCCGGCCGAGATCGCCATCATGATCATCGAGCACGACATGGACGTCGTGTTCCGCTTCGCCGAGCGGATCACGGTGCTGGTCTCCGGCGCCGTGCTCGCCTCCGGCCCGCCGGACGAGATCGCGGCGGACGAGCGCGTCCGCGCCGTCTATCTGGGCCACGGTCATGGCTGA